In Candidatus Saccharibacteria bacterium oral taxon 488, one DNA window encodes the following:
- the treF gene encoding alpha,alpha-trehalase TreF produces MLPKKTTTIIKRTLARTAQRITPIDRKDPDEKLGQLFHEVQSHRVFADGKTFVDLVPRKRATRILQEYRLARRDPNFRLDEFVKLHFYEFESPVKKVSFVQADSARQHVTNLWPLLIRRAHKSKGSLIALPHDYVVPGGRFAEQFYWDTYFIMLGLAVDGKWKLIDGMMKNYVYMIQRFDFIPTANRTYFLSRSQPPFFAAMVKLLASKPGRRAPSLTYLEYFPSLLAEYKFWMKGQRKLSSIDFMATNRVVAMPDGQVLNRYYDDKATPRPESRREDIETARNSRSANKAKVYLDLRAGAESGWDFSSRWFDDPHDIETIMTTDIVPVDLNCLLYELEMTISHCYGVLRQAPLKKRFIRLAERRAESIRQHCWNETDGFFYDYNFRTGHQTSHATLAGVFPLYSGIATKKQAKHVAEKLEREFLRDGGLRMTLVDNGQQWDAPNGWAPLQWVAVCGLKRYGLDELAEEIRKRWLASTERVFADQGKMIEKYDVDSESRIGGGGEYPLQDGFGWTNGVYAALYDRFDERCPR; encoded by the coding sequence GTAAAACTTTCGTCGATCTCGTACCGCGAAAGCGAGCCACCCGCATCCTCCAGGAGTATCGCCTGGCCCGACGTGACCCCAACTTTCGGCTGGATGAATTTGTGAAGCTACATTTTTATGAATTTGAATCGCCGGTCAAAAAGGTGAGCTTTGTCCAGGCGGACTCTGCCAGACAGCACGTCACCAATCTCTGGCCGCTGCTCATCCGCCGGGCTCATAAGTCGAAGGGTTCGCTGATCGCCCTGCCGCATGATTACGTGGTGCCGGGTGGTCGATTTGCCGAGCAGTTTTATTGGGATACGTATTTTATCATGCTGGGTCTGGCGGTGGACGGCAAGTGGAAGCTGATCGACGGCATGATGAAAAATTATGTGTACATGATTCAGCGTTTTGATTTCATTCCGACCGCCAACCGGACGTACTTCCTCAGTCGCAGCCAGCCGCCGTTTTTTGCGGCGATGGTCAAGCTCCTCGCCAGTAAACCCGGCCGGCGTGCCCCGAGCTTGACTTACCTCGAGTATTTTCCGTCGCTGCTGGCCGAATATAAGTTCTGGATGAAGGGCCAGCGCAAACTTTCGAGCATTGACTTTATGGCTACCAACCGGGTGGTAGCTATGCCTGATGGCCAGGTGCTCAATCGCTACTACGACGACAAGGCCACGCCACGCCCAGAAAGTCGCCGCGAAGATATCGAAACCGCCAGGAACAGCCGCTCCGCTAACAAGGCTAAGGTCTACCTCGACCTGCGGGCTGGGGCTGAGAGTGGCTGGGACTTTAGTTCACGCTGGTTTGATGATCCGCACGACATTGAGACAATTATGACGACCGATATTGTACCGGTAGATCTGAACTGTTTGTTGTATGAACTCGAGATGACGATCTCCCATTGTTACGGCGTACTGCGTCAGGCGCCGCTCAAGAAACGCTTCATCCGCCTGGCTGAACGCCGCGCCGAGAGTATCCGCCAGCACTGTTGGAATGAAACCGACGGCTTTTTCTATGATTATAATTTCCGCACCGGTCACCAGACGAGTCACGCCACACTGGCTGGCGTCTTCCCGCTCTACAGTGGCATTGCCACCAAAAAACAAGCCAAGCACGTGGCCGAGAAATTAGAACGCGAGTTTTTGCGCGATGGTGGACTGCGGATGACGCTGGTTGACAATGGCCAGCAATGGGACGCGCCAAATGGCTGGGCGCCACTGCAGTGGGTGGCGGTTTGCGGTTTGAAGCGGTATGGGCTGGATGAACTGGCAGAGGAAATTAGAAAGCGCTGGCTGGCTTCGACTGAGCGCGTCTTTGCTGATCAGGGCAAGATGATCGAGAAATATGATGTTGACAGCGAGTCACGCATTGGTGGTGGTGGTGAATATCCGTTGCAAGACGGCTTTGGCTGGACTAACGGCGTGTACGCGGCGCTGTATGATCGGTTTGATGAACGCTGCCCGAGATAA